The Betta splendens chromosome 4, fBetSpl5.4, whole genome shotgun sequence genome contains a region encoding:
- the snx7 gene encoding sorting nexin-7: MSEQTVPADLPEHMLDLDEDDDLEVFSKNTSLVDGNPVPNSPGSMVNQYRLEEDDEQQHDANAKDLFITVDNPESHVTAIETYILYSVVTKTTRSEFDSCEYEVRRRYQDFLWLRSKLEENHPTLIIHPLPEKFVMKGMMDRFNSDFVESRRKSLHHFLVKISEHPILSYSEHLKVFLTAQDLTPHKRQGTSFLSWMGETMRSVANSVRGLRSRPEEVVRMQEYVEDFSSKISCVDKVAQRIIKEQREYLEELKQYGPIYAQWAGLEEDLADPLRGVAGCVEQCRKESEEQIQHLSGELVPVLHEYVLCAETLKAVLRRRDNIQAEFEAKDEILATKKVDQEAMRDEVDALADRVELANNALKGDWSHWKNSMRADLKSAFISTAEKNVDYYEKCLAVWEAFLLTQKADGGERREDV; this comes from the exons ATGAGCGAACAGACGGTCCCTGCGGACTTACCGGAACACATGTTGGACCTGGACGAGGACGACGACCTGGAGGTTTTCAGCAAG AACACGTCCCTGGTGGACGGGAACCCTGTGCCCAACTCTCCCGGCTCCATGGTCAACCAGTACAGactggaggaggatgacgagCAGCAGCACGATGCCAACGCCAAGGACCTCTTCATCACCGTCGACAACCCAGAGAGCCACGTCACTGCCATCGAGACCTACATCTTGTACAGTGTCGTAACCAAG ACCACGCGGAGCGAGTTCGACTCCTGCGAGTACGAGGTACGCCGGCGCTACCAGGACTTCCTCTGGCTCCGAAGCAAACTGGAGGAGAACCACCCGACGCTCATCATCCAC CCGCTGCCTGAGAAGTTTGTGATGAAGGGCATGATGGATCGCTTCAACAGTGATTTCGTCGAGTCCAGGAGGAAATCTCTGCACCACTTCCTCGTCAAGATTTCTGAGCACCCCATCCTGTCCTACAGCGAGCACCTCAAAGTCTTCCTCACTGCACAG GATCTGACACCCCACAAGAGGCAGGGTACGAGCTTCCTGAGCTGGATGGGGGAGACCATGAGGTCGGTGGCCAACTCGGTGCGAGGACTGAGGAGCCGACCGGAGGAGGTCGTTCGCATGCAGGAGTACGTGGAAGACTTCAGCAGCAAAATCAGCTGCGTGGACAAAGTCGCCCAGAGGATCATTAAAGAGCAGAGAG AGTATCTGGAGGAACTCAAGCAGTACGGCCCCATCTACGCGCAGTGGGCCGGGCTGGAGGAGGACCTGGCCGACCCGCTCAGGGGTGTGGCCGGCTGCGTTGAACAGTGCCGCAAAGAATCCGAGGAGCAGATCCAGCATCTGTCGGGGGAGCTGGTTCCGGTCCTGCACGAGTACGTCCTGTGTGCTGAGACACTGAAG GCGGTGCTGAGACGTAGAGACAACATCCAGGCAGAGTTTGAAGCCAAGGATGAGATTCTAGCAACCAAAAAAGTTGACCAAGAAGCA ATGCGGGACGAGGTGGATGCTCTGGCCGACCGGGTGGAGCTAGCCAACAATGCCCTGAAAGGGGACTGGTCCCACTGGAAGAACAGCATGAGAGCGGACCTCAAATCAGCCTTTATTTCCACTGCTGAGAAGAACGTGGACTACTATGAGAAG TGTCTCGCCGTGTGGGAGGCGTTCCTCCTGACGCAGAAAGCGGACGGCGGCGAGCGGAGGGAGGACGTCTAG